The Catalinimonas alkaloidigena genome segment GAGCATGAAGTTGTTCTGGTCGCGCGAACTCTACGAAATCTGGGGCTTCGACACGAGCGAGACGCCCCGCCTGGCGTGGGTGGAAGAGCGCATGCATCCGGAAGATTTCGCCCGTTTGCAGGAATCGCTCGACTGGAACATCCGCGAGAAAAAGCCGTCGGAATCGATCTTTCGCATCTTTCACCCGGACGGGCAGATGCGCTTCATCGAGACCAAAGCCTTTCCGATAGTCGACGACACCGGGAACGTGGTGCGGCTGAGGGGCATCTCCCAGGACATTACCCTGCGCAAGCGCCTGGAAGAAGATCTGCAGCAGATCAACGCTTCGCTGGAGCAGAAGGTAAACCAGCGAACCACCGAGTTGCGGCAACTGGCGCGCACGCTGCAGGCACGTAACGAGGAGCTGATGCGGACCAACGCCGATCTGGACAACTTCATCTACATGTCGTCGCACGACCTGAAACACCCCATCACCAACCTGGAAGGGCTGATCGATACCCTCCAGTTTTTCCAGGAGCCGGGGCAAATGGAACGTTGGGAAGAAATGATGCGCCTGTCGGTAGCTCGCCTGCGGAAGGTCATTACCCACATCACCGAAATCGCCAAGGTGCAAAAAGGGCTGGAAAGTGAGGTGAAGGAACTGGACATCGCACAGGTAGTGCAGGAGGTAGAAAAAGACCTGCAAGCCCTCATGACGCAGGAGGACGCCACGATCCAGCTTCAGTTGGACGTGCCCACCGTCACCTTCATTCCCAAGTATTTCAACAGCATTCTGCAAAACCTGCTCAGCAACGCCATCAAGTACCACCATCCGGAACGCAAACCGGTGGTCCACCTGTCGACGCATCGCGAAAAAGAACGGATTGTGCTCACGGTGCGTGACAACGGGTTGGGGTTGTCGCCCAGCCAGCAGAAGCGGCTGTTCAAAATGTTCCAGCGGTTGCACACCCACGTGGAGGGCACAGGCATTGGGCTGTACATGATCAAACGCATGGTCGAGAACTACGGCGGGCGCATTACGGCCGAAAGCCAGGTCGACCAAGGCACAACGTTCCGGGTCTATTTCAATCCTACGTGGTTCGAGCGCCCGCCGCACCACACGACCTGAGCCGCGCGGACGGTTCCCTTTCCGAAAAGATGATAAGAATCATGTTTTGGGTTGATGAAGATGCTCGCCATTCCTCGTCAGCGCAGCTACCTTTATCGTGTCCTTGCTGACAAGGTGGGCGGCCCGTTGCCCCGCACTGGGAGGAGCAACGCTTTACTACAAAGACCTGTCAGCCGTACCGACCTGCTACGTCGGTTACCTACAAGGCTTCGCGCTGGCGGCGTGCGGCCCTTCTTCCTACCGGCCGATCATCATCCTCTTCTCCCTATACTCATGAAAAAGATTCTGGTTCCCCTCGATTTCTCGGCGCCGTCCCAACAGGCGTTGCACCTGGCTGCCCAACTGGCTCGGAAAGCTTCGGCTTCCCTCGAACTGATGCACGTGGTGGAGCTTCCACCCACCTACGCCTACGGCGCCTACAGCCTGGCGCAGGGCAATTTGCTGACCGACTGGGAAGAACAGGCTGGCCAGATGCTGGACACCCTGCGGCAGAATCCGGACTATGCCGACCTGACCCTGCACACGTTTGTGGACATCGGTACCCCCACGCAGCGCATCGTGCAGCGTGCCCGGCAGACCCACGCCAGCCTGATTGTAATGGGCTCGAAAGGCTGCACCGGACTCGACGAACTGCTGTTCGGGTCGGTTGCCGAGCGTGTGGTGCGGTTTGCTCCTTGTCCGGTGTTGGTCAGCAAAGCGCTGGTGGACCTGGCCGACATCCGTCGGGTGGTTTTTGTGAGCGACCTGATGGAAGAGCAGAGCGGGGTGATTACCGCCTTGCGCGACCTGCTGCCGTTTTTGGGGGCCGAGTTGCACGTGCTCTACGTCGTGACGCCCCTCGATTGGGTGCCGAGCCGCGTGGCCGAACAGCGCTGGAACCATTTCCGGGAGCAATACGGCTTGGAAGCGCAGTTTCACTTCTACTTCGAAGAGAGCAAAGAAAGCGGTATACGCCACTTTATGGAAGACCTGAAAGGCGATATGCTGGCCATGGGCACACACGGACGGCGGGGGCTGCAACGCTTCCTGGCCGGCGGGAGCCTGGCCGAACAGGTGGTCAACCACACCCATCAGGTCATCTGGACGTGTCCGCTGGAACGGGCAACCGACGAAGACGCGCTTCCGGAAGCGCACAATTTTGCCAGCCTGGCGCACTGATTTCCCGAAGCAACGCGACCGGCCCCGGGCCGCTGCCAACTCGATACCCCCGTTCCCACGGAGAATGCAACCCCGTTTGATCCGCCTTGCTTACGCGGCGGACTGTCCGAATCGCTCTTACGTTCCTTCTTATGCACGTTCACACCTTTTATAATCCTACGTTGGCGCATGCGTCTTACGCCGTTTGCAGTGGTCGCGAAATTGCCCTGGTAGACCCCGGGCGCGACCCGGAGCCGTACCTTGCTTACGCGCGTCAGCACTTCGGTCGCATTGTGGCCGTGCTGGAAACGCATCCCCATGCCGACTTTGCCAGCAGCCATCTGGAGTTTCACGAGAAGCATGGCGCCGTTATCTATGTCAATCCGCGGGCACGGGTCACATACCCCCACCGCGCGGTCGACGAAGGGGACTGGATTCGGGTGGGGAACGTGGGGCTGCAAACCCGCTACACGCCGGGCCACTCGCTCGACCACAACGCCTACCTGTTGCGCGATGAGCTGGGCGAGCCGCACGCCATTTTTACGGGCGATTCGCTGCTGATGGGCGACGTGGGGCGCCCCGACCTGCACGAAGGCGACCTGCCCATTTCGATCAGCCGTCGGGTACTGGCGGAGCTGATGTACAAGACGTTGCAACGCGTTTACGAACCCTTGCAGGAAGACATACTGATTTACCCCACGCACGGATCGGGTTCGTTGTGCGGCCGTCAGATCCGTTCGGAGCGGTACAGCACGCTGGGCTGGGAAAAGCGAAACAACTGGGCGTTTCGGACCAGCGGGCGCAAAGAGTTTATCCAGAACCTGCTGGAAAACCCGCCTTTTCGTCCGCCTTATTTCTCGTTCGACATCATCCAGAACCGGGCGGGCTTTCCGGCCTATGCCGAGAGTCTGCAGCAGGTACGGTGGATGGGACCCCACACCCGGCGCGATGCACGCGTCACCGTGATCGATACGCGGCGCTCGGAAGCGTTCCGGGCGGGCCATGTGGCCGGCGCCATCAACCTGCGGTGTGCGCCCGACGATAAGTTCGAAACCTGGCTGGGTACGCTGGTCCGGCCGTACGAACCGTTTTATCTGGTGGTAGAAGACACCGCCGCCGCCGGGTCGGTGCTACGCCGGATCGCGTCCATCGGGTACGAAAAACAGCTGCTGGGCGTGCAGTGCAATCCTGACGATGGCCTGGAGCGGGAACAGGTGCTCAACCTGACCAATTTCCGGATGCATCCGGACGAGTACACCATTCTGGACGTGCGCCTGCCGGCAGAAGCCAAAGCAAAACGTTATTTTGCACATGCCCATGCCATTCCACTGCCGGAACTGAAGCGGCGGATGTCGGAGGTGCCTACCGAACTCCCCATTGTGGTTCACTGTGCCGGTGGGTACCAGTCGGCGGCCGGTGCCAGCATGCTGTCCGAACGTTTTCGCGGACTGGTGCCGGTTTACGATCTGGGCGAAGCCGTCCACGAGTTTGCGCCGCTTGCGCAAAGCAGCGTCGTGTAGCGCGGCCTTCTCTTGTTGCGAACAACCTAAACCACTCCCTCATGAAAACCCTCGTTTGCCCCACCGATTTCAGCGAAATAGCCGAGAACGGCGCCCGCTATGCCTACGACCTGGCTCAGTCCCTCCAGTTCCGTCTGCTGCTGCTCCACGCGTTTCATCTGTCCGAACTGGCTCCGGTCGACGGGACGTACGTACCCGAGCGCGTGGTCGACGATCTGGCAGCGCAGTGCGATGACAAATTGCATACTCTGGCCCAGCAGTTAGGGCAGGAGCAACCCGAGGGCACGGCCGTCGAGGTGATCACCCGGAGCCGCTCCGGCTTTGCGCTGGAGGCCATCATTGCCGAGGCTGAAGCGCAGCAGGCCGCGTTGATCGTGATGGGCACCGGGGGCGACAGTGGGCTGGCCAAGCTGCTGGGCACCCTCACGGCCGAGGTAGCTGTAAAAGCGCCGTGCCCGGTCCTGGTGGTGCCGGAGGGGCAGGTATGGGAGCCGTTTCGCAAAATCGCCGTGGTGGTAGACGAGCACGAGCGTCTGTCGGACGAATTGCCGGTGGTGTTGGCCATGGCGCGCCAGAGTAACGCGCAGCTTTTCTTCTTCCATGCCCTGACCGAGGCCGACGACCAGACCAAACACGAAACCATGAAACGTTTCGAGCACATCTACCAGACGGTCGACTATCCGCAGGTTTCCTGTCATTTCAACGAACACGCTTCGGTCGAAGACGGCATCCTGGAATTTATTCAGTGGCTGGGGGCCGATCTGCTCGTCATGACCCACCACACGCGGCGCTTCTGGCAGGCGCTGTTTCACCGCAGCTGGACCAGACGCCTGGCGCAGCATACCCACCTGCCGCTGCTCGTACTGCACGACGCTCAGGCTTAAAACCTGCGCCCGCTTGATGGGCCGCTACGTTCCGAACGCTATGATCCGAGGCATTCTGGTACCGACCGATTTCTCGACCTGCGCCGAGCAAGCCCTGCACTACGCGCTAACCCTGGCCGAGCGCAGCGGGGCCTACCTGGTGTTTTGCCATACGCTGCATGCGCCGCTGGCAACCGAGCCCGCGCCGAAGCGGGTGCAGCAGTTGCGCCACATGCGCGACGCAGCCGAGCACAACTTTCAGGAACTCCAGAAGCGACTGCCGATGCTGGGCAACCTGCCCTCCGTGTTTCGCATCGAAGAAGGCAATTTGCAGGATCACCTGCGGCACTGCATTCCGGACGACCGCATCGACCTGATTGTGATGGGAACGCGGGGTGCCGACGGCATTGCTGAGCTGCTGGGCAGCAACACCAGCGACACCATCCGGCGTGCGCCCTGTCCGGTGCTGGCCGTTCCTGAAAACGCTCCGTTGCGGCCCGTCCGGCGCATTGCCTTTGCCACCGACGCTACTGCCCTCCGGCCGGAAGCCTTGCAACCCCTGGCCGATCTGGTAGCATTGCTGGACGCTGAGTTGCAGGT includes the following:
- a CDS encoding universal stress protein yields the protein MIRGILVPTDFSTCAEQALHYALTLAERSGAYLVFCHTLHAPLATEPAPKRVQQLRHMRDAAEHNFQELQKRLPMLGNLPSVFRIEEGNLQDHLRHCIPDDRIDLIVMGTRGADGIAELLGSNTSDTIRRAPCPVLAVPENAPLRPVRRIAFATDATALRPEALQPLADLVALLDAELQVVYVEATSARPGTAAHPNRSVLEAAFPQASVSFHQIAHPRVEEGLAIFMTQHATDLLAMMPRSHTFFDRLFKGSHTHRMALHSTVPLFTFREN
- a CDS encoding MBL fold metallo-hydrolase, with product MHVHTFYNPTLAHASYAVCSGREIALVDPGRDPEPYLAYARQHFGRIVAVLETHPHADFASSHLEFHEKHGAVIYVNPRARVTYPHRAVDEGDWIRVGNVGLQTRYTPGHSLDHNAYLLRDELGEPHAIFTGDSLLMGDVGRPDLHEGDLPISISRRVLAELMYKTLQRVYEPLQEDILIYPTHGSGSLCGRQIRSERYSTLGWEKRNNWAFRTSGRKEFIQNLLENPPFRPPYFSFDIIQNRAGFPAYAESLQQVRWMGPHTRRDARVTVIDTRRSEAFRAGHVAGAINLRCAPDDKFETWLGTLVRPYEPFYLVVEDTAAAGSVLRRIASIGYEKQLLGVQCNPDDGLEREQVLNLTNFRMHPDEYTILDVRLPAEAKAKRYFAHAHAIPLPELKRRMSEVPTELPIVVHCAGGYQSAAGASMLSERFRGLVPVYDLGEAVHEFAPLAQSSVV
- a CDS encoding universal stress protein, which produces MKTLVCPTDFSEIAENGARYAYDLAQSLQFRLLLLHAFHLSELAPVDGTYVPERVVDDLAAQCDDKLHTLAQQLGQEQPEGTAVEVITRSRSGFALEAIIAEAEAQQAALIVMGTGGDSGLAKLLGTLTAEVAVKAPCPVLVVPEGQVWEPFRKIAVVVDEHERLSDELPVVLAMARQSNAQLFFFHALTEADDQTKHETMKRFEHIYQTVDYPQVSCHFNEHASVEDGILEFIQWLGADLLVMTHHTRRFWQALFHRSWTRRLAQHTHLPLLVLHDAQA
- a CDS encoding universal stress protein, with protein sequence MKKILVPLDFSAPSQQALHLAAQLARKASASLELMHVVELPPTYAYGAYSLAQGNLLTDWEEQAGQMLDTLRQNPDYADLTLHTFVDIGTPTQRIVQRARQTHASLIVMGSKGCTGLDELLFGSVAERVVRFAPCPVLVSKALVDLADIRRVVFVSDLMEEQSGVITALRDLLPFLGAELHVLYVVTPLDWVPSRVAEQRWNHFREQYGLEAQFHFYFEESKESGIRHFMEDLKGDMLAMGTHGRRGLQRFLAGGSLAEQVVNHTHQVIWTCPLERATDEDALPEAHNFASLAH